The proteins below are encoded in one region of Buttiauxella gaviniae:
- a CDS encoding helix-turn-helix transcriptional regulator encodes MISETSPLIQESEVMNVLGISSRQTIWNYTNQHNFPKPIRTRPKAYLREAVNEWIIKGGVNQAS; translated from the coding sequence ATGATTAGCGAAACAAGTCCACTTATTCAAGAAAGCGAAGTGATGAACGTCCTCGGGATTTCTTCACGCCAAACCATCTGGAACTACACGAACCAGCATAACTTCCCGAAGCCGATCAGGACTAGGCCAAAAGCCTATCTCCGGGAAGCGGTTAACGAGTGGATCATTAAAGGCGGAGTCAACCAAGCTTCTTGA
- a CDS encoding ATP-binding protein yields the protein MSLNVPPLRLALTGPSGSGKTYSALLIANLPCGTLLYAAPQLQPSSNPEQLEPVSEPYKLPMQVIVFDSHGTLRFKENQIVRKLLDFSTAHGYGLNEMALDDFSDDDRMQLAQLIGYSLSGYGTLSYVSDESYCRDSASAPNPEVS from the coding sequence TTGAGCCTTAATGTACCTCCTTTACGGCTGGCACTTACCGGGCCAAGTGGTTCAGGTAAAACTTACAGCGCACTGCTCATCGCCAACCTACCATGTGGCACCCTGCTATACGCAGCACCACAACTCCAACCGTCAAGTAATCCTGAACAGTTGGAACCTGTAAGCGAGCCTTACAAGTTGCCAATGCAGGTAATAGTTTTTGATTCGCACGGCACGCTGCGTTTCAAGGAAAACCAGATCGTCAGAAAGTTACTGGATTTCTCAACGGCGCATGGCTATGGATTGAATGAGATGGCGCTAGATGATTTTTCCGACGACGACCGCATGCAGTTGGCGCAACTAATAGGATACAGCTTGAGCGGTTACGGGACCCTGTCGTATGTTTCCGATGAATCATATTGTCGTGATTCGGCATCCGCACCAAATCCAGAAGTGTCATAA